The following proteins are co-located in the Maridesulfovibrio sp. genome:
- a CDS encoding methyl-accepting chemotaxis protein encodes MFKNLRLGWKIGGGFVVVLLLTVVVGIVGWYGLSKVADESKRTDVVSKAVADMYNSRLMVLYYTLRGTVEYEEKFNNSIGEIEKNISANTNIFLGKGLKDVTGVAGKAKKYSEIFERYAQYQHEKDEAISNCVAAVGNLDTAVSRIEARASKAMKQGMSGAVAGLDMASLFDAYSTISDLEKKFITSRFSFSNYLRTGKDEYAKQTRSLLNSVINQCDNFRGNSWVASNSDLDVSGLERAAREYLDGFNFIVKKVDLQGTELKAMAEVGAEALSLSQMLMDEQQVSAHEVITSSFSMILGGLALALVVGALISITVTRIITGPIREGVSFAEHMAQGDFTRTLDINQRDEIGILAAALNDMVVKLSAVVGEVGISSENVASGSEELSATAESLSQASTEQAASVEEVSASMEEMTANIRQNAENAHKTEQIALQSSQQAEEGGEAVTKAVDAMKNIAEKISIIEEIARQTNLLALNAAIEAARAGEHGKGFAVVAAEVRKLAERSGAAAGEIGELSSSTVSVAEKAGQMLTQLVPDIKKTAELVQEIAAGSSEQLSGAEQINKAVQQLDQVTQQNASASEEMASTSEELSSQAEQLQQVMSFFRVRNQPRTRAQALPPARTVMRSNPAHKASAPEARVREVSTSKIQHQPETEKISGVSLDMGSEFSDNDFEKF; translated from the coding sequence ATGTTTAAGAATTTGAGACTCGGGTGGAAAATTGGCGGGGGATTTGTTGTAGTTCTTTTGCTGACAGTAGTCGTGGGTATTGTTGGTTGGTATGGATTGTCTAAAGTTGCAGACGAATCCAAGCGAACTGATGTCGTCAGTAAGGCCGTCGCTGATATGTATAACTCAAGATTGATGGTTCTTTATTATACCCTGCGGGGAACTGTTGAATATGAAGAGAAATTTAACAATTCTATTGGTGAAATAGAAAAGAACATTTCCGCCAATACAAATATTTTTTTAGGTAAAGGACTTAAGGATGTTACTGGCGTTGCCGGTAAGGCTAAAAAGTATAGTGAGATTTTTGAGCGCTATGCTCAGTATCAGCATGAAAAAGATGAGGCCATAAGTAATTGTGTGGCGGCCGTTGGTAACCTCGATACCGCGGTATCCAGAATTGAGGCGCGCGCAAGCAAGGCTATGAAACAGGGTATGAGCGGAGCCGTTGCCGGTCTGGATATGGCCAGTTTGTTTGATGCTTATTCAACCATCTCTGATTTGGAGAAAAAGTTTATAACCAGCCGTTTTTCTTTTTCCAACTATCTTCGCACTGGTAAGGATGAATATGCAAAGCAGACCCGTTCCTTGTTGAATTCAGTGATTAACCAGTGCGATAATTTTCGCGGGAACAGCTGGGTTGCCTCCAATTCTGATCTGGATGTAAGTGGCCTTGAAAGGGCCGCCCGTGAATACCTCGACGGGTTTAATTTCATAGTCAAGAAAGTTGATCTTCAAGGAACAGAGTTGAAGGCTATGGCAGAGGTTGGAGCAGAGGCTCTAAGCCTTAGTCAGATGTTGATGGATGAGCAGCAGGTGTCTGCACACGAAGTGATTACTTCATCATTCTCTATGATTTTGGGCGGACTGGCACTGGCACTGGTTGTCGGGGCATTAATTTCGATTACTGTGACCCGCATAATTACCGGCCCTATTCGCGAAGGAGTATCTTTTGCTGAACATATGGCTCAAGGTGATTTTACCAGAACTCTGGATATTAATCAGCGTGACGAGATAGGTATTCTGGCCGCTGCCTTAAACGATATGGTGGTTAAGCTGTCAGCGGTTGTTGGTGAAGTCGGCATTTCTTCGGAAAATGTTGCTTCCGGCAGTGAGGAACTTTCAGCTACAGCAGAGAGTTTGTCTCAGGCTTCAACAGAGCAGGCAGCCAGCGTTGAAGAAGTTTCTGCTTCAATGGAAGAAATGACTGCCAATATCAGGCAGAATGCAGAGAATGCTCATAAAACTGAGCAGATAGCATTGCAATCATCTCAGCAGGCAGAAGAGGGTGGAGAAGCTGTTACCAAAGCTGTTGATGCCATGAAAAATATTGCTGAGAAGATCTCCATTATTGAGGAGATTGCCCGTCAGACCAACCTCCTTGCATTGAATGCCGCAATTGAGGCTGCTCGTGCCGGAGAACACGGCAAGGGGTTTGCCGTTGTTGCTGCAGAAGTTCGTAAGCTTGCTGAGCGAAGCGGAGCTGCTGCTGGAGAGATCGGTGAACTTTCTTCAAGCACTGTAAGTGTGGCTGAAAAGGCCGGCCAAATGTTGACCCAGCTTGTCCCTGATATCAAGAAAACCGCAGAGCTTGTGCAGGAGATTGCAGCTGGAAGCAGTGAACAGCTCTCCGGGGCGGAGCAGATCAACAAGGCAGTGCAGCAACTTGATCAAGTGACTCAGCAGAATGCTTCGGCTTCTGAAGAAATGGCTTCGACATCGGAAGAATTGTCCAGTCAGGCCGAACAGTTGCAGCAGGTTATGAGTTTCTTCAGGGTCAGAAACCAACCTAGAACCAGAGCGCAGGCTTTGCCTCCGGCAAGGACTGTGATGCGCTCTAATCCCGCCCATAAAGCTTCGGCTCCTGAGGCCCGGGTCAGGGAAGTTTCTACCTCAAAAATACAGCACCAGCCCGAAACAGAAAAAATCAGTGGTGTGTCTCTGGACATGGGAAGTGAATTTTCCGACAATGATTTTGAAAAATTCTGA
- a CDS encoding MarC family protein, translating to METSQLSTIVEIAFPLFLIMDPLGNLPVCLSMLREYSPSRQRRILLRELIFALGITILFMYLGAGLMKMLNIHQSTLRIAGGVILFIISMKMIFPKPENAADDSEKDPFIVPIAVPLFAGPSLLAAVMVYGSKGDAGVNVLSGVLIAWAMSFIIMMTGPTMARILGKRGLKACERLMGLILILLSVQMLEDGIAYYITNVLSR from the coding sequence ATGGAAACAAGTCAGCTCAGCACAATTGTCGAGATAGCATTTCCCCTTTTCCTGATCATGGATCCGCTGGGAAACCTTCCGGTATGCCTGTCCATGCTCCGGGAGTACTCCCCCTCAAGACAACGCAGGATTTTGCTTAGGGAACTTATATTTGCGCTGGGAATCACTATCTTGTTCATGTATCTGGGCGCGGGACTCATGAAAATGCTCAACATCCACCAGTCCACATTACGTATAGCCGGTGGAGTAATCCTGTTCATCATTTCCATGAAGATGATTTTCCCGAAACCGGAAAACGCTGCCGATGACTCTGAAAAAGACCCGTTCATTGTGCCGATTGCGGTTCCGCTCTTCGCCGGGCCGTCCCTGCTGGCAGCAGTTATGGTTTACGGCTCAAAAGGCGATGCCGGGGTGAATGTACTTTCCGGTGTGCTGATTGCCTGGGCTATGAGCTTTATCATTATGATGACAGGACCTACCATGGCCCGGATACTGGGTAAAAGAGGACTCAAGGCCTGTGAAAGACTTATGGGTTTGATTCTTATCCTTTTATCCGTACAGATGCTGGAAGACGGGATTGCCTACTACATCACCAATGTTCTTTCGCGCTAA
- a CDS encoding adenosine deaminase gives MKKIILICALLAVVSCAPRTGMQDQSLQNNNLQTLSPVELRMVIAEMPKGADLHTHLSGIPYAEDYLKWAAEDNACIVKSSGKIVAGPCGDGTLAAKDAYSNAKIWNMAVSELSVRENRRDNQLWGHDQFFGAFGKMGVAKYNTGRLLAHAAKQADRDHVQYLEVMLSMYGPKSSDEKIVNKAWTGNFAESLKNLEDSDLYGDIEAVVENINSAEKEKSRILGKDPAKKVHIKYINQISRGNDPASVFAQLAFAFKLALSDSRVVGINLVGPEDGPIAMRDYELHMKMVSFFDSRWGHSVPITLHAGELTPALANPEGLSNHIGLIVDDVNARRIGHAVDLPYEKGAESLVKKMKKRQMAIEILLGSNDAILKVSGKEHPLQTYLKAGVPVVLASDDMGIARSTLTDEYVRAVLDQKLTYQQLKEAARNSLEYSFLDGGSLWVNRAYGNMVKACSESSGVKDECDKFLSGSPKADLQWNLEKQFKGFESKYPYLK, from the coding sequence ATGAAAAAAATAATATTAATATGTGCGTTGTTGGCAGTTGTTTCCTGTGCTCCTCGCACGGGCATGCAAGATCAAAGTTTGCAAAATAATAATCTACAAACATTAAGTCCGGTTGAGTTGCGAATGGTAATCGCGGAAATGCCTAAGGGGGCGGACCTGCATACTCATTTGTCCGGCATTCCGTATGCTGAAGATTATCTAAAGTGGGCGGCTGAGGATAACGCCTGTATCGTAAAGAGTAGCGGGAAAATTGTAGCAGGTCCTTGCGGTGATGGAACTCTTGCGGCCAAGGATGCATACTCTAATGCTAAAATATGGAATATGGCGGTAAGCGAGTTGTCAGTCAGGGAAAATAGGCGTGATAACCAGCTTTGGGGGCATGATCAGTTCTTTGGAGCTTTCGGAAAGATGGGTGTTGCTAAGTACAATACGGGGAGGTTGCTAGCTCACGCCGCTAAGCAGGCAGATAGAGATCATGTTCAATATCTGGAAGTTATGCTTTCAATGTATGGTCCAAAATCAAGTGATGAAAAGATTGTGAATAAAGCTTGGACCGGAAATTTCGCGGAGTCTCTTAAGAATCTGGAAGATTCGGATCTTTACGGTGATATCGAGGCTGTTGTTGAAAATATTAATAGCGCTGAAAAAGAGAAGTCCAGGATACTGGGAAAAGATCCGGCAAAGAAAGTGCATATTAAGTACATCAATCAGATTTCAAGAGGTAATGATCCTGCCAGTGTATTTGCCCAGTTGGCTTTTGCTTTCAAACTTGCACTTAGCGATTCACGAGTGGTGGGAATAAATCTGGTCGGTCCGGAAGATGGTCCTATTGCTATGCGTGACTATGAATTGCATATGAAGATGGTAAGTTTCTTTGATTCCCGGTGGGGGCATAGTGTCCCGATTACTTTACATGCCGGAGAGCTGACCCCGGCTTTGGCAAATCCGGAGGGTCTTTCAAACCATATTGGCTTGATTGTTGACGATGTGAATGCGAGAAGAATTGGTCATGCCGTAGATCTCCCTTATGAAAAGGGGGCTGAAAGTCTGGTTAAAAAAATGAAGAAAAGACAGATGGCCATCGAAATTCTGCTGGGCAGTAATGATGCAATATTAAAAGTCAGCGGTAAGGAGCATCCGCTGCAGACATATTTAAAAGCAGGAGTGCCTGTTGTTTTGGCTTCAGATGATATGGGTATAGCCCGTTCGACTTTAACTGATGAATATGTACGGGCGGTTTTGGATCAGAAGCTGACTTATCAGCAGTTGAAGGAAGCTGCTCGCAATTCCCTTGAGTACTCATTTTTGGATGGTGGGTCTCTATGGGTGAATAGAGCCTATGGTAATATGGTGAAAGCGTGCAGTGAATCTTCTGGAGTAAAGGACGAGTGCGATAAGTTCCTTTCTGGAAGTCCGAAAGCAGATCTGCAGTGGAATTTGGAAAAACAGTTTAAGGGATTTGAAAGTAAGTATCCTTATTTGAAGTAA
- the tmcA gene encoding acidic tetraheme cytochrome c3 TmcA, producing the protein MIKRVFSIAVIAACVLLYMVPAFCQEDITSLLDSAFPKHQRPAAVFAHDAHNEKAGIEDCAACHHVWEDGKIVEGESSEDQKCADCHAVKAEAGKTDLRNAYHQLCSKCHVKEDKGPISCAGCHPKGGAAPAAH; encoded by the coding sequence ATGATTAAAAGAGTATTCTCTATTGCGGTCATTGCCGCCTGTGTCTTGCTCTACATGGTTCCCGCGTTCTGTCAGGAAGATATAACTTCCCTGCTGGACTCGGCTTTCCCTAAGCATCAGAGGCCTGCTGCTGTGTTCGCACATGATGCACACAATGAAAAGGCCGGTATTGAAGATTGCGCTGCCTGTCACCATGTCTGGGAAGATGGAAAGATCGTAGAAGGCGAATCTTCCGAAGACCAGAAGTGTGCTGACTGCCACGCTGTTAAAGCTGAAGCAGGTAAGACCGATCTGCGCAATGCATACCATCAGCTTTGCTCAAAATGTCATGTCAAAGAAGATAAGGGTCCTATCTCCTGCGCTGGCTGTCATCCCAAGGGTGGCGCCGCTCCAGCTGCACACTAG
- a CDS encoding Hpt domain-containing protein, protein MSEVVFNEQAFYRHLGGDRELASEILKVYMVDAPARTESLAEAVKNGDQALAVKYSHALKGISATIRATAIALLAEKIEMFSRKGDLDRAKSLMPKVYLELDAVLAAVQEHLSK, encoded by the coding sequence ATGTCTGAAGTCGTTTTTAATGAGCAGGCTTTCTATCGTCACCTAGGTGGTGACCGTGAACTCGCGAGTGAAATATTAAAAGTATATATGGTGGATGCTCCTGCAAGAACCGAATCCTTAGCTGAAGCTGTTAAAAATGGTGATCAGGCGCTTGCTGTAAAATATTCACATGCATTGAAAGGAATTTCCGCAACTATCAGAGCTACTGCTATTGCTTTGCTTGCCGAGAAAATTGAGATGTTTTCACGTAAAGGCGATTTGGACAGAGCAAAAAGTTTAATGCCTAAAGTATACTTGGAGCTTGATGCAGTCCTTGCAGCTGTTCAGGAACATCTATCTAAGTAG
- a CDS encoding chemotaxis protein CheW — protein MNAEINSTTNQYLTFTLNKDIYALDIASVREVLELTPITRIPRTPKFMRGVINLRGHAVPVVDMRLKFGMSRTEDTINTCIIIVEVSFDGESTVMGALADSVREVIELTENMIEEPPRMGTTIKTEFIRGMGKQDDEFVIILDINKILSVEELAMLKNVQQDSSSPEIASEINSDQGMTLSL, from the coding sequence ATGAACGCTGAGATAAATAGTACGACCAATCAGTATCTGACGTTTACCTTGAACAAGGACATTTATGCGTTGGATATAGCCAGTGTACGGGAAGTTTTGGAACTTACGCCTATAACCAGAATTCCCAGAACACCCAAGTTTATGCGGGGAGTGATCAACTTGAGGGGGCACGCCGTCCCTGTTGTTGATATGCGCCTTAAATTCGGTATGAGCCGGACTGAGGATACCATTAATACATGTATTATCATTGTAGAGGTTTCTTTTGACGGTGAAAGTACGGTGATGGGTGCGCTGGCTGATTCGGTTCGGGAAGTAATCGAGCTTACCGAAAATATGATTGAAGAACCGCCCAGAATGGGGACCACAATCAAGACTGAGTTCATTCGGGGGATGGGCAAGCAGGATGATGAATTTGTTATCATTCTGGATATTAACAAAATACTGTCTGTCGAAGAGCTGGCCATGCTCAAGAATGTACAGCAGGATTCTTCCTCGCCTGAAATTGCATCGGAGATTAATTCCGATCAAGGAATGACGTTGAGTTTGTAA
- a CDS encoding response regulator, whose protein sequence is MSKNIRFVLLCGCASVLLFSTGLFLSGLNWVMKLSLFASWLVVMATAVYKLKKYYVEEQLKQIQQTAAILRHSGICFYTADEQGDLVFCDDSCRDLARDIFGRAGGAELSRILQHFHSEKGLESISGEIFSGNGAYRFEMDLTAADGKLVRLCHVLQHTYCPEGNISGFAGTVRNISEQERYRDESARLQRYLKAALDCAPGTMFLHDLEGTFITVGQKFAEFAGIAPEMCIGTSIYDYLAPQIADQLLARVQDIAAGGSEFAIQIPAINSRGERLHLDIRHFLIRNDNGEPEAIVGCARRIDNRNMDIKTVKGEGDEILMQAICHEMRTPLAGIIGSLHVLDQMNLAPEAKEYVHKCVVSAERFKDVVNNSLSDLSGKHDPRKFESLDPAAILEKSVDLFLPAASIQNRKINLSIGLDLPDAIICNRKVLGQMLFCLINSGLDIFPDSDITAGIKLVPSVDNYSVLTFYVSGDGCVPVLSGGSYSDCLEQNAKVLDGELYFEDGSTAELGFRIKVPAGKKAAEQELVPIQSLRIILAEDDISSQVFMRKKLESWGHSVRTASTGVEVLNHIENEEFDLILMDLQMPEMNGFDAISFIRNGKPQVRELSIIVMSAYGRESDFKKMSDLGVNDYIAKPVSTEELEKALARLLELGSFSSRRT, encoded by the coding sequence ATGTCTAAGAATATAAGATTTGTTTTACTATGTGGTTGTGCATCTGTATTGCTTTTTAGCACGGGACTTTTTTTATCCGGTTTAAACTGGGTGATGAAGTTAAGTCTCTTTGCCAGTTGGCTGGTAGTGATGGCTACAGCTGTATACAAGTTAAAAAAATACTATGTTGAAGAACAACTTAAACAGATTCAACAAACAGCCGCTATATTGAGACACAGCGGAATCTGCTTTTATACTGCTGATGAGCAAGGTGATCTAGTGTTCTGTGATGATTCCTGCCGTGACCTTGCGCGAGATATTTTCGGGAGGGCAGGAGGTGCTGAACTTTCAAGGATTTTGCAACATTTTCATTCAGAGAAAGGTTTGGAAAGTATCAGCGGGGAGATTTTTTCCGGTAACGGAGCTTATCGATTTGAGATGGACCTGACTGCTGCGGATGGAAAGCTGGTCCGGCTATGCCACGTTTTGCAGCATACCTATTGCCCTGAGGGCAATATCAGCGGATTTGCCGGTACTGTTCGTAATATTTCCGAGCAGGAAAGATATCGGGATGAGTCGGCAAGATTGCAGCGTTATCTGAAGGCTGCTTTAGATTGTGCTCCTGGAACAATGTTCCTCCATGATCTTGAGGGTACTTTTATTACGGTTGGTCAAAAATTTGCTGAGTTTGCCGGAATTGCTCCCGAGATGTGTATCGGAACAAGCATTTATGATTATCTTGCTCCACAGATTGCGGATCAATTGTTAGCAAGAGTCCAAGATATTGCAGCCGGTGGAAGTGAGTTTGCCATCCAGATTCCGGCTATTAATTCGCGGGGAGAGAGATTGCATCTTGATATTCGACATTTTCTTATCCGCAATGACAATGGCGAACCGGAAGCCATAGTTGGATGCGCCCGTAGGATTGATAATAGAAATATGGATATTAAAACTGTAAAGGGCGAAGGTGACGAAATCTTGATGCAGGCTATTTGTCATGAGATGCGAACTCCATTGGCCGGAATTATCGGTAGTCTACACGTCCTTGATCAGATGAATCTTGCTCCTGAAGCAAAGGAATATGTCCATAAATGTGTGGTTTCTGCTGAAAGGTTCAAGGATGTGGTCAATAATTCGCTGAGTGACCTTTCGGGAAAACATGATCCGCGAAAGTTTGAATCGTTGGATCCTGCGGCCATCCTCGAAAAGTCCGTGGATCTTTTTTTGCCGGCAGCATCCATTCAGAATAGAAAAATTAATCTTTCAATCGGGTTGGACTTGCCTGATGCCATCATCTGCAACCGTAAGGTTCTTGGCCAGATGTTGTTTTGCCTAATAAATAGTGGGCTGGATATTTTTCCTGATTCAGATATTACCGCCGGCATAAAGTTAGTACCTTCAGTAGATAATTATTCGGTTCTCACGTTTTATGTCTCCGGTGACGGATGTGTTCCGGTCTTAAGTGGTGGATCTTATTCCGATTGCCTTGAGCAAAATGCAAAAGTTCTTGATGGTGAATTGTATTTTGAGGATGGGAGCACTGCTGAGTTGGGATTCAGGATAAAAGTTCCTGCGGGAAAGAAAGCTGCTGAGCAGGAATTAGTTCCAATACAGAGTCTGAGAATTATTCTAGCGGAAGACGATATAAGTAGTCAGGTTTTCATGCGCAAAAAGCTTGAGAGCTGGGGGCATTCAGTTCGGACTGCCAGTACAGGAGTTGAAGTTTTAAATCATATTGAGAATGAAGAGTTCGATCTGATTCTTATGGATTTGCAAATGCCTGAAATGAACGGGTTTGATGCGATTTCTTTTATCAGAAATGGGAAGCCCCAAGTTCGTGAACTTTCCATTATTGTAATGAGCGCTTATGGGCGGGAAAGCGATTTTAAGAAGATGTCGGATTTAGGCGTGAATGACTATATTGCAAAGCCTGTAAGCACAGAAGAGCTGGAAAAAGCCTTGGCACGTCTTCTAGAGCTGGGAAGTTTTAGCTCCCGTCGAACTTAG
- a CDS encoding glycosyltransferase: MENFTCDYVYIAVLILKLNFCLGCLSHSRKTQAGFIFSRCICLAYIFHMQKLFLINCTPSLVKAFVEMGFEVDQVYVQEGTLDLPAMLNARQFDPDLILQQESLGRRLFLNGLHKLNCVKIFWSIDTHMNFFWHRYYADLFDCLLTTQKKYIPELRKLCETRVEWLPWLGNLSGVGIAGGGIIPHSRREHDLSFVGRVSSHRRSRLWFVDFLKSHYNLNFEDNLNYQQMMELYRNTRIAPNEALFGEVNFRLFEAASCGCAVVTPDVGGGLGELFEIGKEIAVYNDVLELKDIIDRFEKDPSLSGSFGMAAYARVLKDHRPDSRAAVVRDIAQKTTVRSIPEERAELLLCMSEFLLSESGGYKVDWDHLLKRFLGLGRSEMRDVALLRIFARSGMSDLFMGIARPYLDKSLSSVDCYFNMSASLGALKLGLWEVAKHFWYSVHASSRPDTVVRPENEVHILKLWGDVSFKKGLRIRSGVAFNEVKDIPSCASDCFFAALHKDPSDKEIYRRLDSIFNGVKGGEPTRLGFLSHLSLHYPEDWRISAEVAVTSLKVFRLQEGLRELENAKELAYMAGQTRFFKRKIELEIPQFYKLVNWS; the protein is encoded by the coding sequence ATGGAAAATTTTACTTGTGACTACGTTTATATTGCTGTACTGATTTTGAAACTCAACTTCTGTTTAGGCTGTCTTAGCCACAGTAGAAAGACTCAAGCCGGTTTTATCTTTTCAAGATGCATATGCTTAGCGTATATCTTCCACATGCAAAAACTTTTTTTAATTAATTGCACTCCTTCGCTCGTAAAAGCTTTCGTTGAAATGGGTTTTGAAGTTGATCAGGTTTATGTACAGGAAGGAACTCTTGATCTTCCTGCCATGCTTAACGCCCGTCAATTTGACCCGGACTTAATTTTACAACAGGAATCATTAGGAAGGCGGTTATTTTTAAACGGTCTTCATAAGTTAAATTGCGTTAAAATATTTTGGTCAATTGATACTCATATGAATTTTTTCTGGCATAGATACTATGCTGACCTTTTTGATTGCCTGTTGACTACGCAGAAAAAATATATCCCAGAGCTCCGCAAGCTGTGTGAGACCAGGGTGGAATGGTTGCCTTGGCTGGGCAATCTCTCAGGGGTTGGAATTGCTGGAGGGGGAATTATTCCGCATAGTAGGCGGGAACATGATTTAAGCTTTGTAGGTCGGGTTTCTTCTCATAGACGGTCCCGTCTTTGGTTTGTTGATTTTTTAAAGTCCCATTACAATTTAAATTTTGAAGATAACTTGAATTATCAGCAAATGATGGAGCTATACAGGAATACCAGAATTGCTCCTAATGAAGCTCTTTTCGGTGAAGTTAATTTTCGTTTATTTGAGGCTGCGTCATGCGGGTGTGCTGTTGTCACTCCTGACGTCGGCGGCGGGCTAGGGGAATTGTTTGAAATTGGAAAAGAAATTGCGGTCTATAATGATGTCCTTGAATTGAAGGACATCATTGATCGTTTTGAGAAGGATCCATCTCTTAGCGGCTCATTTGGCATGGCTGCCTACGCCCGTGTTTTAAAAGATCATCGACCTGACTCTCGAGCTGCTGTTGTCCGCGACATTGCTCAAAAGACAACTGTCCGAAGTATTCCTGAAGAGCGTGCTGAACTCTTGTTGTGTATGAGTGAATTCTTGTTGAGTGAATCAGGTGGTTACAAAGTTGATTGGGATCATTTGCTGAAAAGATTTCTTGGCCTTGGCCGAAGTGAAATGCGCGACGTTGCATTACTGAGAATTTTTGCCAGATCAGGAATGAGTGATTTGTTCATGGGCATTGCCCGTCCTTATCTTGATAAAAGCCTTAGTTCTGTCGATTGTTATTTCAATATGAGTGCTTCTCTCGGTGCTCTAAAGCTGGGACTGTGGGAAGTTGCAAAGCATTTTTGGTATTCCGTGCATGCTTCATCCCGACCAGACACGGTGGTAAGGCCGGAAAATGAGGTTCACATTTTGAAGCTTTGGGGTGATGTTTCATTTAAAAAAGGGTTGCGCATACGTTCCGGTGTCGCTTTCAATGAAGTTAAAGACATTCCATCATGTGCTTCTGATTGTTTTTTTGCAGCTCTTCACAAGGACCCATCAGACAAAGAGATCTACAGAAGACTGGATTCGATTTTTAATGGAGTTAAAGGAGGAGAACCCACCAGGCTTGGATTCCTCTCACATCTCTCACTTCACTATCCTGAAGATTGGCGAATCAGTGCTGAAGTCGCTGTCACCAGTTTAAAGGTTTTCAGGCTTCAGGAGGGGCTTCGGGAGTTGGAAAATGCAAAAGAACTTGCTTACATGGCCGGTCAGACCCGTTTTTTTAAGCGCAAAATTGAGCTGGAAATTCCCCAGTTTTATAAATTGGTTAATTGGTCTTGA
- a CDS encoding diguanylate cyclase, producing the protein MLEHLEHSSEEFFVALLDIVLPDAPNGEITDLVVSYNIPSIVFTGEISEELRSTMWTKRIVDYVQKVNFDDIQHVVSLVDRLRKNISRKAVIVDDLNDTRALFRDLLLVNNFQVLEASNGNEALELVNNGDVHLIITGDQISVMDGPATIKEIRKTHSKADLPIIGFSREGGSGSSAEFLKSGANDFIRQPFEPEEFYCRVNNTLDSAEYVKTIKRISDNDVLTDVFSRGALFKYGEKLFAQQKRSEASLVAVMIDIDNIKACNETYGQLVGDEVIRFVAEILRNRFRKGDVVSRYGGDSFCILCADMKLDYVESVFKDLAANIAKETFDIGEYKIKVTVSIGVNTSSSESLEEMISGAERLLQAAKMKGAGSIACT; encoded by the coding sequence GTGCTGGAACACCTTGAACACAGCAGCGAAGAATTTTTTGTGGCCCTTCTTGATATTGTCCTACCTGATGCTCCAAATGGGGAGATTACCGATTTAGTTGTATCATATAATATTCCGTCGATTGTCTTTACGGGTGAAATAAGTGAGGAGCTGCGCTCCACAATGTGGACCAAGCGGATTGTTGATTATGTCCAGAAAGTAAATTTTGATGACATTCAGCATGTCGTGAGCCTTGTTGACAGACTAAGAAAGAATATTTCTAGAAAAGCAGTTATCGTGGATGACTTAAATGACACCCGCGCTCTTTTCCGTGATTTGTTGCTGGTTAATAATTTTCAGGTCCTTGAAGCTTCAAATGGAAATGAGGCGCTGGAGCTTGTGAATAATGGAGATGTTCATCTCATAATAACCGGAGATCAAATATCTGTAATGGATGGGCCTGCTACTATTAAAGAAATACGCAAAACTCATTCGAAAGCAGATCTTCCCATAATTGGCTTTTCCCGCGAGGGAGGGTCAGGATCATCGGCAGAATTTTTAAAGAGTGGAGCAAATGATTTTATCAGGCAGCCCTTTGAACCTGAGGAATTTTACTGCCGGGTGAACAACACTCTCGACAGTGCTGAGTACGTTAAGACAATTAAGCGAATTTCTGACAATGATGTACTGACAGATGTGTTTAGCCGTGGTGCTCTCTTTAAGTATGGTGAAAAGTTATTTGCTCAGCAGAAACGTTCTGAGGCCTCATTGGTTGCTGTAATGATTGATATTGATAACATTAAGGCTTGCAATGAAACTTATGGTCAGTTGGTTGGCGATGAAGTAATCAGGTTTGTAGCTGAAATTCTTCGTAACCGTTTCAGAAAGGGCGATGTCGTCAGTCGTTACGGCGGTGATTCTTTCTGCATTTTATGTGCAGATATGAAACTTGATTATGTTGAGTCCGTATTCAAGGATTTGGCAGCTAATATCGCAAAGGAGACATTCGATATTGGCGAGTATAAAATCAAGGTTACAGTTTCAATTGGTGTTAATACCAGTAGTTCTGAATCATTAGAAGAAATGATCTCCGGTGCGGAGAGATTACTGCAAGCGGCCAAGATGAAAGGCGCGGGCAGTATTGCTTGCACTTAG